A stretch of the Vigna radiata var. radiata cultivar VC1973A chromosome 7, Vradiata_ver6, whole genome shotgun sequence genome encodes the following:
- the LOC106768573 gene encoding probable magnesium transporter NIPA1 isoform X1 produces the protein MGASSDNVTGFILAVSSSIFIGSSFIIKKMGLKKAGATGKRAASGGHAYLREPCWWFGMISMIVGEIANFAAYAFAPALLVTPLGALSIIFSAVLAHFILKERLHIFGVLGCALCVVGSTTIVLHAPHERDIHSVKEVWELATEPGFLIYGCLVVVVVCVLIFYYVPRYGQSHLIVYVGICSLTGSITVMSVKAVSIAMKLTFEGNNQFVYFQTWFFTIVVIGCCLLQINYLNKALDTFNTAVVSPIYYVMFTSFTIFASIMMFKEWDTQDASQIATEVCGFVTILSGTFLLHKTKDMGNKPIQTPVFTAPEHEDNSTAT, from the exons ATGGGGGCATCTTCTGACAACGTAACCGGTTTTATTCTGGCTGTCTCTTCCAGCATTTTCATTGGCTCCAgcttcataataaaaaaaatggggcTAAAGAAGGCTGGGGCTACAGGGAAAAGAGCAG CTTCGGGAGGGCATGCATATCTCCGTGAACCTTGTTGGTGGTTTGGAATGATCTCTA TGATTGTTGGAGAAATAGCCAATTTTGCAGCCTATGCCTTTGCTCCTGCACTACTAGTAACTCCTTTGGGAGCTTTGAGTATCATTTTCAG TGCAGTACTAGCTCACTTTATCCTAAAGGAGAGATTGCACATATTTGGCGTGCTTGGATGTGCTCTCTGTGTGGTAGGATCTACAACTATTGTGTTGCATGCTCCCCATGAAAGAGATATTCACTCTGTTAAGGAAGTGTGGGAACTTGCTACAGAACCTG GATTTTTGATCTACGGCTGCctagttgtggttgtggtttgcGTCCTTATTTTCTATTATGTTCCACGATATGGGCAAAGCCATCTGATTGTATATGTTGGAATATGCTCTCTCACAGGCTCAATTACG GTTATGAGTGTGAAAGCAGTTTCTATAGCTATGAAGCTTACATTTGAAGGCAACAACCAATTCGTTTACTTTCAGACGTGGTTCTTTACAATTGTTGTCATAGGATGTTGTCTTTTGCAGATTAACTACTTGAACAAg GCTTTGGACACTTTTAACACCGCAGTTGTATCACCAATTTACTATGTCATGTTTACATCATTCACCATTTTTGCCAGCATAATGATGTTCAAG GAGTGGGACACACAAGATGCATCACAAATTGCTACTGAGGTTTGTGGCTTTGTTACAATTTTATCAGGGACCTTTCTTCTTCACAAAACCAAAGATATGGGTAATAAACCCATACAGACTCCGGTTTTTACAGCTCCAGAACATGAGGATAATAGCACA
- the LOC106768573 gene encoding probable magnesium transporter NIPA1 isoform X2 — protein sequence MGLKKAGATGKRAASGGHAYLREPCWWFGMISMIVGEIANFAAYAFAPALLVTPLGALSIIFSAVLAHFILKERLHIFGVLGCALCVVGSTTIVLHAPHERDIHSVKEVWELATEPGFLIYGCLVVVVVCVLIFYYVPRYGQSHLIVYVGICSLTGSITVMSVKAVSIAMKLTFEGNNQFVYFQTWFFTIVVIGCCLLQINYLNKALDTFNTAVVSPIYYVMFTSFTIFASIMMFKEWDTQDASQIATEVCGFVTILSGTFLLHKTKDMGNKPIQTPVFTAPEHEDNSTAT from the exons atggggcTAAAGAAGGCTGGGGCTACAGGGAAAAGAGCAG CTTCGGGAGGGCATGCATATCTCCGTGAACCTTGTTGGTGGTTTGGAATGATCTCTA TGATTGTTGGAGAAATAGCCAATTTTGCAGCCTATGCCTTTGCTCCTGCACTACTAGTAACTCCTTTGGGAGCTTTGAGTATCATTTTCAG TGCAGTACTAGCTCACTTTATCCTAAAGGAGAGATTGCACATATTTGGCGTGCTTGGATGTGCTCTCTGTGTGGTAGGATCTACAACTATTGTGTTGCATGCTCCCCATGAAAGAGATATTCACTCTGTTAAGGAAGTGTGGGAACTTGCTACAGAACCTG GATTTTTGATCTACGGCTGCctagttgtggttgtggtttgcGTCCTTATTTTCTATTATGTTCCACGATATGGGCAAAGCCATCTGATTGTATATGTTGGAATATGCTCTCTCACAGGCTCAATTACG GTTATGAGTGTGAAAGCAGTTTCTATAGCTATGAAGCTTACATTTGAAGGCAACAACCAATTCGTTTACTTTCAGACGTGGTTCTTTACAATTGTTGTCATAGGATGTTGTCTTTTGCAGATTAACTACTTGAACAAg GCTTTGGACACTTTTAACACCGCAGTTGTATCACCAATTTACTATGTCATGTTTACATCATTCACCATTTTTGCCAGCATAATGATGTTCAAG GAGTGGGACACACAAGATGCATCACAAATTGCTACTGAGGTTTGTGGCTTTGTTACAATTTTATCAGGGACCTTTCTTCTTCACAAAACCAAAGATATGGGTAATAAACCCATACAGACTCCGGTTTTTACAGCTCCAGAACATGAGGATAATAGCACA